DNA sequence from the Pelecanus crispus isolate bPelCri1 chromosome 4, bPelCri1.pri, whole genome shotgun sequence genome:
TTCATTTGGCCTTTGAGATGCAAACCTCTAAGACTGTTGGGAAGGGTGATAATTTCTTATCCTTTTGTCTTTAGCACCAGAAGGGGAAGCAAATCCAGTTTAAACGCCTTGAGGCTTTCGTTCGAGATTCATGGCGTAAACACCGGGATGACACCCGGCTGAGGCGCATGGAGCAGAGACCTGAGCAGACACCTGAGCAGACGGCTGTACCTCAGGAGCACAAACTAGCCTTTGTTGTGCGGATTGTAGAGTAAGAAGCTTTTGTTACTCCTTACCTTTACTACTGCTATTTGTAGCTGTCATAACCTTTCTAGGTAAAGGAAGGGTGATCAACCCAAATATGTCTCCTTGAAGGTAACCCGAGACCTTTTGTTGCTGTATTAGAGGAATATCATTACTaatactggtttttttctgactcaGTATTAAGGGAGTGAGTAGGAGGGTAAAAAGAGTGATTGAGTTGCTGCGGCTGAGAAAAAGTTTCACTGGAACATTTGTTAAACTGACTCCTTTATCGCTGAAGATGCTGCAGATTGTGGAGCCTTACGTGGCATGGGGGTAAGTACCAGTCCTGTGACTTGATAGTAGTTTGTATGTAAATATCATAGCTTTCTGATTCTCTATCGGGTATCACAAATCCATAGCTGGCTTTTCCAGTAATGGTCAAAACTTTGTCAACTTTATATCTAAAACTtgtcattttcccttttctcattGTTCTAAATGTAACTTGGTTACTTTTCCACCTCTATACAAAGAAGTAGGGTGGGATTTCCCACTGTATCATGTTTCTCTGTAACAgaatctgatttttgtttttgcaCAGACACCCTAATCTGAAATCTGTACGAGAGCTCATCCTGAAACGGGGCCAAGCCAAGATTCAGAAAAAGAGGATGCCTCTGACAGACAATAAGCTGATAGAGGAACATTTaggtgaggaagaggatgagaaAATGAAGTGAATCAAGGAAAGAGGTGGATGTTGAGAGTTTGCAATCTGACCtaagagggaggggagggagaaaaaccTTGCAAGGCTTGTGTATGGAGGACTGGCAGTTCTGGAGAGTAGTGTGAGGGAAGATAATACACTTGGGCATCTTGTGTATATGTTGTTTGTGGGGGGCtttttgttgggggtttttttaatttttttttttcttcccctgcagggagctgtggtATTATTTGCTTGGAAGACCTTATTCATGAAATCTACTCAGCCGGAAAGCATTTCAAAAAAGTCACAAACTTTCTGTGCCCATTCCATCTGTCAGTGGCTCGCCATGCTTCACGTAACAAAGTGGGTTTCCTCAAGGAAATGGGTAAGCCTGGCTGCAGAGGTGAAGCAATCAACCAGCTTATACGTCAGCTGAACTAGTCAGGTGAGGAGTGCCTGCCGTGTAACTTCTGAATCTTACCCTTTATGCGGTTTCCTAAGAATAACTGTACTGCCATCGGAGATGAGGGGGGCTCCTTTGGTTTTGATTCTTCACTCTACAGAAGCAACCGTCAAGGTAGGGGAAGCTACTGAAGAGCGTGGGTCCCACTAGATACCAGCAGATCCTGCTGGACGCTTTTCCGTAAAGGCTTGACTTCGGGGACATTGCGATAATGTGACcgactgtttcttttttttctttctttcctgttctgcagGGTCTTTGTGAAAATTTCAGGATTTATAACCTGTTCCTTTTCATGGACATTATCTCTATGCAATGATAGACTGTATCTCTTGACTGTTGGTGcctctataaaaaaaaagaaaaaatatacagaTGATGATGGAGATGGACTTTAAAAAGGACCAGCCCAAAGAAGACGACAAATTGTAGTTGATACAAGAAAGAAGTGACTTGAACTTCTTGGATTGTGAATTCTGCATCTCCATAAAACGAGGTTTTTTTTATACCTGTTGCTGCTGGCTCTGTGTCAGTCACCTCCTGATCTCATCTTTGGTATAAAGCAGTGGTTGTCCATTCCTGATATAAACTTCTGTTACAGTTGACTTGCACTCACTGCTTTGATCCAGTCCTCCCCGGGGGAAGTGCTTGAAGCTGTGCTCCTTGAAGTGCACCTCCTGCTACATCTAAAGGGGCAGTGCAGTCACCTGTTAAAGAATATTGCTTGCAGGCAGAAGGAAACACTAGGTATTCCTCTGTTACTGCAGTGCAAGCCCTAGTAGTGAATAATGtaacatggttttttttttttaggtacctaggttgtatttattttaaaaagctatgaTTTTGTGCTACTGATTTACAAAAGGCTGCCTTTTCAATTCTGCTGGATTGGGACTGCTGGAGAGAAGCATTTCCTGGTAGGAAAGCCCAGAAAACTTGTAGTGCTGTGGTAGAACACATGTAATcaatgttttctaaataaactTTTCAAATTATACTGTTATAACAGGAGGAGCTATATATAACTCTAAAAGAGTGGGAAAAGTTAAACACTCTGGCTGAAGTGAATTTGATGAAggaaatgaacaaaaccaggaagagCCTGAAAGTTCCATTAACGCTTAGGGATTTAAATCCCTAACTTCTTCTGGTACAAAAAAATGTGTGAAGAATACAGGAAGAGTCCTTTGCTATTTAATGAATATAGAAGGCAGTGTGCTTAATTGTCACTGCAACTGTTTATACTGTTACTTGAAGACTTTTAATCCATGAATGGATTTCATATTGACTCCACACTTGTTTTGAGACTCGGAGGAAACAAATTAACAATGTAAGTGGGATGCCTTTAGGGTACTAGTTCCATGACAGTAATAAATTAAGATGTAGCATTCATAAAACCATCTACAGACTCCAAATTAGAGAACACTGTACAATTTCAAGCTTTATTCTGTAAAACAAGAATACAAACATAGAAAATGCTTGACAGACATTAGAGACATACATCAACTTAGAACACCACCATCCCCGAAACTAGAGTCCAGCAGTCATTAATATACAAGGCATCATATATTTAagattttcctgaaaaacaggTGCTTACATTGTAAAGAGGTACAAGTAACTTCAGAATTGTTTGGTTGATTCATTTTAAGattatttcagtaataaaaCAGCCCAGGCTTTTAATATGAAGAACTGGCATGTCAGCAGTGAGATTTTTCTAGTGCCAGAGAGAACTTAAGCCTGCTAGTAGAATGCAGtttataataatattaaaatactaaatgaCAGGATCTGAACACAATTCTAACAATCCTAGATTTAGGCAGTTTTTCTAGTGAATGTGGTAGTTAAACAACACCATTGGTTTAGCTCATACAGTTAAGTAAGAATTTAACTATCATGAATACCTTATTTAGACCTCTTTAAAAACAGTGCCAGCTTAGTCTAGTGTGACACCACATCATCACAAACACGTTGCCTTTTTTCTGTATCATCCTTCAGCAAGAACAACAGTAATGATGTGTTCATGACTTAGCTGCACTATGAACAGAAACTATACAAGGCGACAAGATATATACAGCCCCCCCGTATATTAGGGGAAGGAATCCTTTTTGTAAGCCACCATACTGTTTACTTTGTGGATCGTAGTAGTGAAGGAACGAAGACGAACCTCTTCCGAATTGGCTATGAATTGTGGTCCTGACTCTTCCCACTTTTCTGGCACTGCCAAATCTTTATCTGTGTATATCAGCAAGTCAAAGGCACCTGCAAGCAAGTGGAAACAAATGAACAGTAATGCATGCATAAGATGGCATGTTTGAAGTTAAAGTGAGTCTTGTAGAACTTGAGACATACCAAGGTTCTCAGAAGTTACACTGATACTAGTTATGTGGAAAAAAGTACTTAAACATGAAAACACAGTTATCTTCATGTGTAGCCTTTTTAGTTTTCTCAAGCAAGtgtgacagattttttttaaaaacatgttaaaatacCATGGAGCTGAGCTCTATGTAACACTTCATATGAACTCAGTGGTTATTTATACAAGCCTGTCCACAGCTAGtcacaaaataatttatgaaaactTACATTCCTCAGAGTACATGTACTAGTTTCATTAAGTTAGTTAAGCCACCCTGAGTTCTGCCCTCATCTCGGTCTAACAAAATGCTGGCTCAGAAATGATTAAAAAGCCTTAGAAAATACTTTCCGCTATTTTCTGAAGTAGAAAAGAAGCATTTGATTTCTTAGTGAAGTTAGGAATACTCACAGGCAGTTTCCAACAGTGGCAGAAAAGTTACTGTGGCAGTTATTTGTCTGATAACAGATCGAATTTCATCCTGAATAGctttctgagatttttctcGTGGTGCACtggaaaaataggaaaactctgttaagaaagcaagctgctccTATATtgacagttttctttaaatacagttCTCTCTATTAACCTCTGTTGGTCTGTTTGCTGTAGGATTTTTTTAGTAGTAGTGACGCTCTTTTAAGCCCTAGGTAGATAGGCTTAGAAAAGTTAAGTGGTAGTTGGTTTCCTTTTATTGTTTGTGAAGCTTCACAGTATTTGTAAGGAACATTACATTTATTCTCATTCTGGAACGgatgaaaacattttggcaTAACAGGAAAGCAGTAGTTCTTCAGGGCACATACCTGATAGGGGATTTTACGTACTTCGTTGAAGATTAAAAATCAACTTTTGAtctgatgctttaaaaaaagaaaaaaaaaaaggaaaacccacaAGTATCAGCACCTGAGGATTACATATGCTTCAATCATATGATGACTGGTCTACAGACAAACAGAAGGAATAGCAGTAAGAAAGGTAGTAGGTTTGGTAAAGTTTGAAGGAACATCTTCCATGCTGACAGTGAGGAAAGGCTGTCTCGGCTGCTCTGAGGGACCGGAGCAGCGCTGAGGCGCACGGCATTTCTCTTGTGCCTGCACAAGGTATAGCgaagagcagctgcagaggaacaGTTACCTCTCGTCCTTCGCAGTTTTGTCGCACTCTATGTCGAACTGCCACCGCTCCAGAACCTCGTTGTTTTCGATGCTAGAGATGACCACCACGAGGCGCTGCACGATGCACTTGTACAGCCACTCTGAAAGAAGCCACAGCAGTCGCTTGCGGGCCGGGAAAGGCAAGCAGCAGCCTCCCGCCGGCGGCACCAGCTCGGCGCTTTGGCGAAGCCGCCTcagcgccccggcccggcccctcccgccccccgcgccccgccacCTTTCATCTGCTCCACCACGTTGTTGAGGTAGTTCTTCAGCTCGGGGTCGGTGGTGACGAGCAGGGTGAGGCCGTACTTCTGGACGCGGGTGAAGGTCTCGGGGGGGTAGATTCCCCGCTGGTAGAGGATGCTGTTGATTCCATAGGCTGCAACGCGCGGGAGGGAGAGCGGGGGCCGTGTGCGTGAGGCGGCCCGGCGGCCATGTCGCCCCGCAGCAGGGCCTACCAGCTGCCCGtccgccctcccgcccgcccagctccgctccccgggggccgtcctcccgcccgccccgctccgctccgctccgctccccctTACAGAAAAACTCGGCGACGATCTCGGCGCTGCCCCGCAGGGTGATGCCCTGCTGATCCCGGCTGAGCTGCTGGGCCATGGGGGCTGCGCGGCCGCCGCTTTCCCCGCCGCCCGGTTCAAATGcgagccccgccccgcccggccccgcccctcggcaccgcccctccgcccgccgccgcgcacgcGCGCTCGCGAGGCCCCCGCCTTCCCGCCCTCGCCGCGTGCGCGGACCGTTGGGGCGCGGCCGGGCCTTGGCGCGCATGCGGGCGGCCCTGAGGGAgtcggcggggcggggggggcggcggccaGCGGCGCCCCGCCGGCCCTAAGGTGCCTTCTGCTGGGGGCCGCCGCGCTGTCATCGGCGGaacgggggctgcggggtgcaggggcGGCAGCCGCCCGTTAGGGAGAAGCGGGCTTTCCGCCTGAAACGTCCCGCCAGCGGGGCGGGCCGAGCCGTGGCCTGCGGCGGGGCTGAGGGAAGCGCAggctgcgggggcggggagTGAGTCCCCGCCGTTTGGAAGTGCGCTTTGAGAGGTTGTTTAGATGCGTTCGTCCGTGCGAAGGCGCTTTTGAACTTGGAAATGATACTTTGCAGGTACGAATGAAATGAAGCAAGCACCTCCTTGATGGGTGATTCTTAGTAGCGTTCGCTACGTAAATCACGCAATAGCTATCTAAAATAAACCCGATCTATTCTGCAAGCACTGTcaaaaggcaggcagggagaacCTGGGAAAGCGGGATGAAACACACACTTTCTCCTTAAATCCGTAGGATAGCGggtaacacacacacaaaaggcttaagaggcatttggaagGACAGGGAACCCAGGATCTCGCGGCTCTGGCCGTGCCCACACCTGCTGTCAGGCTGCCACAGCGAAGGGCACTTGCTCGTTGCTCAAACCACTCAATCCTGTTACTACAGGGATGCCAAGGAAGACACTGCAACTAGCGGTGGCTGTCAAACGGAGGAAACTCTGGCAGAGGTTAACAGGTAAGAGAGACCCAGTGAAACAGCAAGTAAATGTTAAGTGTTGAAATACTTCACTAGTATCATGAAGAGGGGAAGCTGTAGTCTACTGGGGTGGTACCTAGGTGGCCAGCTAGTCAGGGGATAAAATCAATCAACAGGCAAGTAAGTGCAAAGTGAATGGATTTGTTCCATTTTGTTCCAAAGGCATGGAAGAGCTGCAAATGAAATCCTTCCCTGAATATGATTTCTTGGAAGTGTCTGGAACAAATAGACGTTACCATCTAAGACATACCTGTATTAGATGCCCATACTGGCCGTCAAAGAAACCGATCAGAACAGCCTTAAAAGGAAGCAACGTTCAaaagagaagtattttaaaCCTAGGATGAAAACCGTATGGTCATTACACAGTGCAGTAGGCCAGCTGCTAAAAGAGTGAATCAATGGCATAATTGCTTATTTTGTCatagtaaaatacattttctcaaAAGCTAAGACTTTATGTTGGTTCCAGTTTTTGCTCTAAGAGGAAGTACAGTTTGCTTCAGGGTTCACTCTGCTGTGATTAAAACAAATAGTGTCGTCCTGAAATCATGTGCTGAGGCTCTGAAAGGCAGACCCTTTATTCAGACAATAATTCAGTTATTAACCTACAGAACTTTATTCTGGGTCTTGATCAGTAGTGATTGTGTTGTACACGAGTcttctgaataaaatattttctgactaAGAGTGATGTATTTCAAAGCTTAGGGTAATGGAAGCATTTTTCATACGAAGCCCGGCTTTTAGAAGCTAGATAGCTGTGCATATCAGCTGTGTTCCTTCAAACCTTATGTACTATCATGTTCTTATTCATCTATCCCAAAATGGCCTcaaccccccctttttttttcccacttggCTTTTCATCCATTTTGCTTCCTCTGAGGTTTTTGGAGAGCAGCTCATTTTTGTGATAAATGTAAGAGCTTGAAAGCCCTGTTGCATGAGGCCAGGCAAGAATAGTAGAGCTTATGATTAATATTTACACatttcttctccagctgttttACTGTTAAAaccaaatggaagaaaaacatccaAATGCTTCTTGGCTTCCCAAATTTCGTTTCACTTGATTTCAGTGTAGATGGCTTGAAGATCTGTTGTTGACATGACTGGGCAGATCTGTGTATCAACAACAGACTTAACTGCCTCTTCTTTGTTCCTCCAAGATTCATCTGGGAGGTAAtgagaggtggtggtggtccCCAGTACCTCTGTTAAAACTCTAAGCTTCCTTCAGTGAACCTGGCACACGGTATTTCAGAGTTTTGGATCACTTCTCTGTCCCCAGTTCTCTATTGCAGTTAACACTGGTTTCTGCCCTGATGTGCTCCCCTgtccccctctctcccccaaaaaaaccctttgcattttggcattttaatttttctctctctttaagGAAATACATTTCCCTCTTGCAATGTGTCACtacttttctttacatttcttaTATATGTTGTAATGTTATCTAATGGTAAGAGCTGTGTATTTTCAATGCTTCCAAATTTCTTTTGTGGTACAAAGCTCCTAATATTTCCCTTTGTCTTTTAACACATTATTTTTCCGTGGCCAGTTCTTTAGTTCTGAAAAGTTCAGTCTTTTAGGTCCATGAAGTagtgtctttctttttcttcatctttgtaTTTCTGGAACTAGAATGTTCTTCATGTTCACCTCTCTTTCTTCTCATGTTGTCGAGAtattcctctccttcccccaccaATAATTGACTTGCATGAAGGTTTAGTTATTTGACAATGTGCATTTGCCCCTTTTCCCTTCGCATTCTCTGACTATCTcatctttgtttctctgttacAAGTCCTAAACTCCACAACACttgccttcattttcttcacttcGTTTAGGTCGGCATCACTCAGCTTCTCTGCCAGGTCAATCCAACATCCCCCAACCGAGGCACCCAGGGAATGCGTGCTTATCTGTCACGTAATTCATCTGCAGTCACCGCTTGACCATAGCCTAGTCAAGTGTGATGGGGACATAAGTACGTAAGTCCTTTTGTCACGTTACTGAACGGGCACGCTCCATGCGATGATGATGCCTATAGCCTGTGTTTCGGGCATGTCCAGCTACACGACAGGAGGCAGGCTGCGGGGCTCTTGCAAGGGAGAACAGCAGGGAGACTGCCGTGGGTTAGGGAATGATTTGTGTGGCTGACAGCCTGCTTCCTGACCAACTCTGAGGGACTCTCAGGAACAAAGATGACAGGCTGAGTTATATGTTCTGGCACACCATGAGCTGGCTATCCTTGCTTTAATTATCTCATGCTAAAACCTTAATTTTCATAAGGAATGTGAAACCCCAGTTGTATTTAATTTGGGTCTCTTACGATTCTTTAGTCATTGCTCTGTTTCTCAATTACAGCTCGATGTTatgacagaatttttttgaTTCTCTTTCTGTGGAAGGAAGTGTCGCCTATTTAGCTTGGCTTTTCTGCAAGATCTAATGATTGCTTCCCCATTGCAATTGTCAATGAACCTAGGACAGTCCAAATCACTGGTATGCCTTCACTTTTCTTAAGGCAACCCAGGTCACATTCCCATAGTCATTCAGCAGACTAGAAGACATAATCCACTTGTAGAGCTCAttcccagttttttttttttttttttataccctCAGGATGATGTGGACAGGTCTCTCCTTCCAGCATAGTGAAACAgtctataaaatgaaaattccgTTTGCTACAAAAGCCCTCATATCACATTAACAAATTGTCATATTAAGCCTCAGTAAAACCAGTTTTTCCTGTGCGGAGAAAGGAAGTCTTACCCTGGCCAACAGAGCCTCAGTGCTTTGCCTTTTCTGGTAGATCTCAAGCTCTTTTGAGTCATTTCTTCCCACATGTTAGGAGGAGATTTTGTTCTTATGAACTTGTAGAAGTAGCTGGCCCTTTTGCCTTCTTCCCTCCTATTTTCTGTGCATCGCTTTGATTCTCCTTAGGGTTTTAGAATGCTGCCCATCCCTGTAGTTGCCAGTGCTCAAAATTCATGGCAGATGTTGAGCTCATTCTTGGTTGCAGGTTAGACTTTTTGCTCCCTCCCTCAGCCCAGGTTGTGGTATTTGTAGGTCACATGCTGGGTGAGGTGGTTCTCAGTTGGCTGAGCTTCCATGATTTTTGGTGAAACAGTTACTTTTCTTTATCAGCTGTTTAGTTTCTGTCCTGTAGGAGGGTGTGGCATTTGGGTGGTTCCCAGGAACGGCTTTTCCTGGACATAGGGTAGgccaccagcacagccaggtACTATCACTCTTCCTGTAAGtagaagctatttttaaattttctgaatCTTTAAATCACTTTGTTGTGTGTGAGCTTCTTTACTGCCTTCCATTGTGTCTTGACGGCTCTTAGCCAGGATTCCTTTGGTGATTTATTATTATCTGCAATTAACTCTAGAATTAATGTAAACTACTGCACTTTTTGACAGGCATTTTATTAGCAagctcattttgttttcttttttgttgttgttgttggtcAAGTTTGTTTTCAACAGTCTCTGTAGCATTAAAGTTTGCAGGATAAGTACAGGTACCTTGTGTGAGCTGTCAAAATACTATAACCTTTCTTTGCAAGTTGGCTCATGctatgttttaaaacacaaaccatGAGATATTATTACAAATAGCAATATTATATTCTTTCACCAACAGCAATGAAAGAGTGGTGCAACTGGGAAAGATTGTCCTGATTTTTaagtattaattaaaataaattgattttaaaatgagtCAGTGTGGGCTAATAAGGTGCACTATAACTTCTAATATGATGAGTAGACTTCTCAAAGGGACTGcctctttttggttttgaacaccgtgtagaaatttttaaaattaattttaatcttaaatGTTATTAGTGCTActgaatgtattttgaaattagaCTTACTCAGGTGACTACTTATTTATtctagaaaatgaaagagattTGATGTTTCCTCATTTAAGCCAATGTAAGAACACCATTTAGCTTGAAAGTAGCTACATCCAGATACTGGCTGCCTTGTACAGTGAAATAACTTTTTGTGGGCTTTGGGAGTTTGGAAAGCTACTTCTGTGGAAAAACATTCAattatctctttctctctctctcttccccctttcTCCCCACGAAGAcctgacatttttctgaaggatATGTAGGAAAAAATTTAGTAAGATATTTGTGGTGGTTCTACCTCTAAACTGCCGGGAGATGGCACCCCGCACATATATTATCTGCACCCTTTCAGTTTAGTCTTGAACTACAGCGAGCTCATTTTACTGTTATGTACTTGAGTTTAGACAAGTTTTAGATGCGTTTCTTTTGttagattttaaaacattgttcCAGAATGAAGGAAATACTTAACTTGGTGCCCAGTTTTGATGTTTACCTTTGGTTGCTGTTGCACCAAAACAAATTCAACTCATCAACAATTCTTTTTAAAGGTTTCAAGTGAAGACCGGAATCCTGTTTCAgaatcagaaaaagcagaacttgAATGAGCTTTCCGAGCCTTGAAAACTCCATAGTGCTTGATGATGTCATGTTACAGTGGTAACAGGTAATGTGAAATCCATTGAATCCAGCTCTTTATGACTTAATCCTCTTTACTACTTAATCCCCAACCTGAAGGTTGATAATTTGAAAGATGAATGTTAATCCAGTTCATGTTAGCTCCTGTCACATCTGAAGTTTtcatattaataaattaatggAAAACTACGGAGTTCTCAGGTAGTTTAGACTTGCTAAGCCAGTATACTgcaatttagttttaaattcaAAACGGGTCTTCTAAAGAAGACTAGAACGGATTTATCAGTGGAGACTTAGACTGTCAGTGAGTCATCAGATGCTGAGGAGCAAAAGGGTCCAGAAGATTGGTAGCATAGTAAATATACCTTGATAGTACCATAAGGACTTATAGGATAGGACCCTGTTGTACGGTTACAGTGTTAGATGACAATTGTTattttgtgattgttttctAATCATGTCACTTCTGATGTATAACTATGATGGACTTTTTCAATTAATTATGTTGCAAGGAATACAGTACAGCTTACATAATACCTAAGAATTATGATGACTGAAGAGGTAAATATATTGTGAAAAGCATATTATTAGCATTAGAAGTATTTGAAGCAAAAATATGAATAATTCCTTAATTTCCTCTTGAAAATTAGAgtgtttatgcattttttttctacagttaGATCCTCATGCGAGTTAGCTGCCCTGTTGTCAGAATGGTTACTGAAAATAGGCATGCAAAATATTCAAATTCTTCCTCCTAAGTCTTGGACAGCTTAAGAAAATGGTAAAGGATGACTTTCTAACTAAGATACCTATTTCTGTATGGAAGGAGGAATTCTTTAAAGagcataatttatttcaagaaaaacatccttttgCACGTGTTTTGAGAAATTTATGCATACCTTTCTctaaaaaaatgagagaacaaATGGCCACCAATGTGACATGACAGTGAGATgagctaaaatattttatgaggCACGCAGGCCACATGTGCT
Encoded proteins:
- the RPL7L1 gene encoding ribosomal protein uL30-like yields the protein MAEVEPRRRIPLVPENLLKKRKAYQAIKATQAKQALLNKRKHQKGKQIQFKRLEAFVRDSWRKHRDDTRLRRMEQRPEQTPEQTAVPQEHKLAFVVRIVDIKGVSRRVKRVIELLRLRKSFTGTFVKLTPLSLKMLQIVEPYVAWGHPNLKSVRELILKRGQAKIQKKRMPLTDNKLIEEHLGSCGIICLEDLIHEIYSAGKHFKKVTNFLCPFHLSVARHASRNKVGFLKEMGKPGCRGEAINQLIRQLN
- the MAD2L1 gene encoding mitotic spindle assembly checkpoint protein MAD2A: MAQQLSRDQQGITLRGSAEIVAEFFSYGINSILYQRGIYPPETFTRVQKYGLTLLVTTDPELKNYLNNVVEQMKEWLYKCIVQRLVVVISSIENNEVLERWQFDIECDKTAKDESAPREKSQKAIQDEIRSVIRQITATVTFLPLLETACAFDLLIYTDKDLAVPEKWEESGPQFIANSEEVRLRSFTTTIHKVNSMVAYKKDSFP